The following coding sequences lie in one Mus musculus strain C57BL/6J chromosome 11, GRCm38.p6 C57BL/6J genomic window:
- the Gm11596 gene encoding keratin-associated protein 4-2 — MVSSCCGSVCSEEGCGQGCCQPSCCQPTCCRTTCCRPSCCVSSCCRPQCCQSVCCQPTCCRPSCCISSCCRPSCCVPSCCRPQCCISSCCRPTCCVSNCCRPSCCSPSCCVSSCCRPQCCQSLCCQPTCCRPCCDSSSCCGSSCCRPTCCISSCCRPSCCRPSCCVSSCCRPQCCISSCCRPTCCQTTCCRTTCCRPACSSGSCC; from the coding sequence ATGGTCAGCTCCTGTTGTGGCTCTGTGTGCTCTGAGGAGGGCTGTGGCCAAGgctgctgccagcccagctgctgcCAGCCCACCTGCTGTAGGACCACCTGCTGCCGCCCCAGCTGTTGTGTGTCCAGCTGCTGCAGACCCCAGTGCTGCCAGTCTGTGTGCTGCCAGCCCACTTGCTGCCGTCCTAGCTGCTGCATTTCTAGCTGCTGCAGACCCAGCTGCTGTGTGCCCAGCTGCTGCAGACCCCAGTGCTGCATCTCTAGCTGCTGCCGCCCCACCTGCTGCGTTTCTAACTGCTGCAGGCCTTCTTGCTGCAGTCCCAGCTGCTGTGTGTCCAGCTGCTGCAGGCCTCAGTGCTGCCAGTCTCTGTGCTGCCAGCCTACCTGCTGCCGCCCCTGCTGTGATAGTTCCAGCTGCTGTGGATCTAGCTGCTGCCGCCCCACCTGTTGCATTTCCAGCTGCTGCCGCCCCAGCTGCTGCAGGCCCAGCTGCTGTGTGTCTAGCTGCTGCAGACCCCAGTGCTGCATCTCTAGCTGCTGTCGCCCCACCTGTTGCCAGACCACCTGCTGCAGGACCACCTGTTGCCGCCCAGCATGCTCTAGTGGTTCTTGCTGCTGA
- the Krtap4-9 gene encoding keratin associated protein 4 family member — translation MVSSCCGSVCSEEGCGQGCCQPSCCQTTCCRTTCCRPSCCVSSCCRPSCCVSSCCRPQCCQSVCCQPTCCRPSCCRPSCCISSCCRPCCRPSCCVSSCCRPQCCQSVCCQPTCCRPSCCRPTCCISSCCRPCCGSSSCCGSSCCRPTCCISSCCRPSCCRPSCCVSSCCRPQCCISSCCRPCCGSSSCCGSSCCRPSCCRPSCCVSSCCRPQCCISSCCRPTCCQTTCCRTTCCRPSCSSGSCC, via the coding sequence ATGGTCAGCTCCTGTTGTGGCTCTGTCTGCTCTGAGGAGGGCTGTGGCCAAGgctgctgccagcccagctgctgcCAGACTACCTGCTGTAGGACCACCTGCTGCCGCCCCAGCTGCTGTGTGTCCAGCTGCTGCAGGCCCAGCTGCTGTGTGTCCAGCTGCTGCAGACCCCAGTGTTGCCAGTCTGTGTGCTGCCAGCCCACCTGCTGCCGCCCCAGCTGCTGTCGCCCCAGCTGCTGCATTTCTAGCTGCTGTAGACCTTGCTGCCGCCCCAGCTGCTGTGTGTCCAGCTGCTGCAGGCCCCAGTGCTGCCAGTCTGTGTGCTGCCAGCCCACCTGCTGCCGCCCCAGCTGCTGTCGCCCCACCTGTTGCATTTCCAGCTGCTGCCGCCCCTGCTGTGGTAGTTCCAGCTGCTGTGGATCTAGCTGCTGCCGCCCCACCTGTTGCATTTCCAGCTGCTGCCGCCCCAGCTGCTGCAGGCCCAGCTGCTGTGTGTCCAGCTGCTGCAGACCCCAGTGCTGCATCTCCAGCTGCTGCCGCCCCTGCTGTGGTAGTTCTAGCTGCTGTGGATCTAGCTGCTGCCGCCCCAGCTGCTGCAGGCCCAGCTGCTGTGTGTCCAGCTGCTGCAGACCCCAGTGCTGCATCTCTAGCTGCTGCCGCCCCACCTGTTGCCAGACCACCTGCTGCAGGACCACTTGTTGCCGCCCATCATGCTCTAGTGGTTCTTGCTGCTGA